The Coffea arabica cultivar ET-39 chromosome 1e, Coffea Arabica ET-39 HiFi, whole genome shotgun sequence genome has a window encoding:
- the LOC113718232 gene encoding uncharacterized protein isoform X2 → MANPPNVELEAAKFLHKLIQDSTDEPTKLATKLYVILQHMKSSGKENSMPYQVISRAMETVIKQNGLDIEALMSSRLPLAAGPQAGESGSSHVAGSSQRTGVIKDPKSSLTANEMSKTDSYSSGVSLVGPTAAGHDIYQGSANMMGGAGKVRGLTPGATASYQPVEAGMSVPMQFASSSFANQGFAAKMNKDGMEAFAAAPSMDLYAGKNIAGKIMEHEGTSLPIPNKLNQGAIPSNVPETSMIPSSALRDTGKSPVAQAPVSGLPFKEHHLKQLRAQCLVFLAFRNGLMPKKLHLEIALGNFFPKEGARKEMIDHKGKELSVNEPTTGVLDNTRGALSTGPQAGGNFLKDADNNASMKEDKSGYHAMPSEHAEDSRQHSALRRRLEAEMPKQETSESQASSLRGIQSDSNSRSIPVSIHEDDSGNNHQQIVISHHAPLVTGRSKTMKHDVSFWNGNGCQMEASGLTHASQQQRKENFANQCQNAAESNGLGHRDTDSDLPSVPLREQWKPISGMDGQNNILMPVKDSDIVLRNVLPAQETDTEEEDAPANADRPPSPKYTTSEKWILDRQKRKLLNEKMWALKQQKTEQKKIAVCSAKLKESVSSSEDIFAKTKSVIELKKLQLLELQRRLRSDILNDFFKPIAPEMDRLKSIKKHRIGRRSKQLERYEQKMKEERQKRIRERQKEFFSEVEVHRERLEDVFKMKRERWKGFNKYVREFHKRKERIHREKIDRIQREKINLLKINDVEGYLRMVQDAKSDRVKQLLKETEKYLQKLGTKLQEAKSIDVDESRTATTVEKNEISVENEDETDQAKHYLESNEKYYMIAHSVKENVLEQPTILVGGKLREYQMNGLRWLVSLYNNQLNGILADEMGLGKTVQVISLMCYLMETKYDRGPFLVVVPSSVLPGWESEISFWAPGIHKIVYSGPPEERRRLFKEQIVHQKFNVLLTTYEYLMNKHDKPKLSKIQWRYIIIDEGHRIKNASCKLNADLKHYRSNHRLLLTGTPLQNNLEELWALLNFLLPNIFNSSEDFSQWFNKPFESNGDNSPDEALLSEEENLLIINRLHQVLRPFVLRRLKHKVENQLPEKIERLIRCEASAYQKLLMKRVEENLGAIGTSKARSVHNSVMELRNICNHPYLSQLHVEEVHDWIPKHYLPTFIRLCGKLEMLDRLLPKLKATDHRVLLFSTMTRLLDVMEDYLCWKQYKYLRLDGHTSGGDRGALIEQFNQPGSPFFIFLLSIRAGGVGVNLQAADTVIIFDTDWNPQVDLQAQARAHRIGQKRDVLVLRLETVQTVEEQVRASAEHKLGVANQSITAGFFDNNTSAEDRREYLESLLRECKKEEASPVLGDDALNDLIARSESEIDIFESVDKKRREEEMGAWRKLVIESGAEDRECLPPLPSRLLTDDDLKLFYEAMKISEAPPQVVASNSGMKRKSDYLGGLDTRQYGRGKRAREVRSYEEQWTEEEFEKMCQADSPGSPQVKEEIIEKKLSAVISDCVMLTGETQAQMPQQPLNPIVQPAAEPSKEVTPPSKRGRGRPRRTPTTTELLPSPGALLASSGVQPMNAMPKTENVSCSQVVSLSEGLQDLAPENSFTVTVQQIVVGSDPGVQSVSLPPVTPAVPPTTLPCPSTPVQGRGRGRKAQSAGEAPRRRGKRLNTVVVPSPTLTAISKPEFETLVEGASSSLRACNPDPASQPSNAVHNTEKRTLVSHVPLLSSSAMSKSDLGSQEVSVLNSTMPVSDAFPCSLVMAAPNSSSIPTDAFPSSLVTAGVTQQDPLARTALAVNPVPAPPFPSVISGSQSTALAHPAPARGRGRGCKAQSGAEAPRRRGKRQNLQTPVSFEVSIDQDPRSVEPPEKKSRVSVGRRPTTRNKQEHDGLKQANVSVPSQSITDSVIGKFDTRPENGAQKPTDITQLDASKNFVDSVGPLVDNKQDNGVLKPVNIVQTVASQGSAEPSSDEMNKDHENQTQDKTNSILSNASQNMKYLPMGQVCDGKPESEVRLINSGNSDASRVFTDPPTIKEGKDETESEGRRLKDIQLDLSTGFGDSSVASISQYKQGNTAEKEMNIILSDPCQSREDGTPAQASEAEDNRTDKSACDVEADASQFIADPSRGHRQESEAEGQANTGQMVASQSFLDPAGVQVNTSVQKNDAPIVDNVVELDSSQNIAYSPAVEVQDNQGTEAQKDIDIQLETAAILSGSVPIIESADDRCCCEHRKEVEDEMEEENRTDTSACDVESHASQFIADPSRGRGQEREAEGQTNTGQTDACQSVLDPAVVQVNASLQKNDSPIVDNVVESDSPRNIADPLDVEFQDNQGTEAQKDTDIQSDTTAILSGSVPIIESAGDRCRSERGKEVGYEMEEVESSFLDLHPTISASVTPVSGLLHRSVDQAKTEEQVAKDSFPDPGCVSAPPTKENAARDKNVALKKSDDFCAELETKKEEIKEAGVNDFLALKPEVDAKILLQENSHSLVVVEPIVVASSSSVCNPENQSGKERAKSKFLDDSVVSDPGLTENTIYSDKGADNPLLLMSSDSDLLTLNDQRCDGKTCATVPTFASMGSSGAVVMFENPSGKLSDGEVEQKGSVDRSQTSDLLEEGTTAPDSEILEDISEIHSKKTFPEENKKQDNLLSQDSVSVLFSAENVASVLDNAQNKSQDICQNVDGNDPESKGSGLDEVVLFKHELTRAGEIKQKDSAFDGPQTSDLLNEAIAASDSGALTEISHCDKIATDQYEKQDTVPCQDSISVVSSIENVVSVVDQAPENSQDTCQKEDGNDLKRKATGLVEVSVLKNELTMTLETSSQTLRASEVAPVLDTTVKETRNQATEEDANGRGSKDSSVMESVVPKPEVSEVEACPGKADAEGLQSRGCFVESANAPVSMYGIANNQSLVQNTSSTRSSLEIEEVVADLPNEECVKQADDQFQVGQVGTTITEAFVPAPDSGDFVSKSSSMIVTELREDFEVKKSSITCDGTTEEKSDFQASEDYATEVLETRNMEVEPDASLAFETFKGIEERVVSNAEINVTSHSPNEGKSENLVDSKIIEEKPVKDIDREVTEFTVQTSNLKDDLPEMAEVDCDSRTDDSGKHESQDSILEKDSATTAMVSGAQTLEEMTSSTCLVLETNRLNGNNEQSENEADLQHFEEIIPINISKEVSVSCMKSVNLIDALPEMAVGEDDSKRADSEILAATDHILENVSVSTLEATRVQNLEETTPSTILVLETEGLVVQPPKKNCDEQSDKDIEMVEDGSVPDLSASSIAAAECCEIDTKSATNLLENMVDSIQSAEEEASLPLEIASQDVTPAEVAEKSEIGSGRNFVAEAHGSENAEMDDTLVAAAEASEPKPYVNLGTTESKDASTNMENMAGFRQNIEEEAPQAPPSMEIASEDVTPAETLADKSEVGSGRDDDDEVKGSKRAELVKVVVTDAEASEPQPCMDAGAPENKDGSANLLENRVNSRQSSEDEASSSLEIASQDATPAEFLAEKSEIGSGGDFVAGVQGSGRTQLDKTVVADAETSETQPHTYGEASESEDSSASLLDKIVDSRQSIGEEASLSSVMASQDVTPAEVFVENSENGCGRESVAAVQGTSRAELDKTVVAYTEASGPQPCTNQGASESKDGLQQLVEEYSDMASDM, encoded by the exons ATGGCGAATCCACCTAATGTGGAGCTGGAAGCGGCAAAATTCTTGCATAAACTTATTCAAGACTCTACAGATGAGCCAACAAAGCTGGCAACAAAGCTTTATGTG ATTTTGCAACACATGAAATCTAGTGGGAAGGAGAATTCAATGCCCTACCAAGTAATATCTAG GGCCATGGAGACTGTGATTAAGCAAAATGGCCTTGACATTGAAGCTTTAATGTCATCAAGGCTCCCTCTCGCTGCTGGACCACAAGCAGGAGAATCTGGATCATCCCATGTTGCAG GTTCTTCACAGAGGACGGGGGTTATAAAGGACCCCAAGTCAAGCTTGACTGCAAATGAGATGTCTAAAACTGATTCCTATAGCTCAGGCGTGTCGCTTGTTGGTCCAACTGCTGCTGGGCATGATATATATCAAGGATCAGCCAATATGATGG GTGGAGCTGGCAAGGTACGTGGACTGACACCTGGTGCTACTGCTTCATATCAGCCAGTAGAAGCAGGGATGTCAGTACCTATGCAGTTTGCAAGTTCTTCATTTGCTAATCAGGGTTTTGCTGCAAAGATGAATAAGGATGGAATGGAAGCTTTTGCAGCTGCACCATCAATGGATCTTTATGCAGGCAAGAACATTGCTGGAAAGATAATGGAACATGAAGGAACCAGTCTACCTATTCCTAATAAGTTAAATcag GGGGCAATTCCAAGTAACGTTCCAGAAACAAGTATGATACCAAGTTCAGCTTTAAGAGATACTGGAAAATCTCCTGTTGCTCAGGCTCCTGTTTCTGGCTTGCCTTTTAAGGAACATCATCTGAAACAGCTTAGAGCTCAATGCCTTGTGTTTTTAGCTTTCAG AAATGGTTTGATGCCGAAGAAACTTCATCTTGAAATTGCTCTTGGAAACTTCTTCCCTAAAGAAG GAGCTCGCAAAGAAATGATTGATCATAAAGGGAAAGAGCTGTCTGTTAATGAACCGACAACTGgagtgcttgataacacaaggGGTGCACTTTCTACAGGGCCTCAAGCAGgaggaaattttttaaaagatgCCGATAATAATGCAAGCATGAAGGAAGATAAAAGTGGTTACCATGCCATGCCATCTGAACATGCTGAAGATAGCAGACAGCATTCAGCTTTAAGAAGGAGATTGGAGGCTGAAATGCCAAAGCAAGAAACATCAGAATCACAGGCATCTTCACTCAGAGGTATACAATCTGATTCTAATTCAAGGAGTATACCTGTTAGTATTCATGAGGATGATTCAGGGAACAATCATCAACAAATTGTAATTTCACACCATGCTCCCTTAGTCACGGGGAGAAGTAAGACAATGAAGCATGATGTAAGTTTTTGGAATGGAAATGGATGCCAAATGGAGGCTTCAGGTCTGACACATGCATCACAACAACAAAGAAAAGAGAATTTTGCTAATCAATGTCAGAATGCCGCTGAAAGCAATGGTCTAGGACATCGAGATACCGATAGTGACTTGCCTAGTGTACCATTAAGGGAACAGTGGAAACCTATTTCAGGAATGGATGGCCAAAATAACATACTAATGCCGGTGAAGGATTCTGATATAGTACTAAGAAATGTTTTGCCAG CACAAGAAACTGATacagaagaggaagatgctccTGCAAATGCTGATAGGCCTCCATCTCCAAAGTATACAACATCAGAAAAATGGATATTGGATCGACAGAAAAGGAAACTTCTCAATGAGAAAATGTGGGCATTGAAACAGCAGAAAACAGAGCAGAAAAAGATTGCTGTTTGTTCTGCCAAGCTAAAG GAAAGTGTGAGTTCATCTGAAGATATTTTTGCTAAAACAAAAAGTGTGATTGAATTGAAGAAGCTTCAGTTATTGGAATTGCAACGTCGTCTTCGGAG TGACATTTTGAATGACTTTTTCAAACCAATAGCACCTGAAATGGACCGTCTCAAGTCGATCAAAAAACATAGAATTGGAAGGAGATCAAAACAACTTGAGAGGTATGAACAGAAAATGAAGGAAGAGCGACAAAAGAGAATTCGTGAGAGGCAGAAGGAATTCTTCAGCGAAGTAGAGGTTCATAG GGAAAGACTGGAAGATGTATTCAAAATGAAAAGAGAACGCTGGAAAGGTTTCAATAAGTATGTGAGGGAATTCCATAAGAGGAAGGAACGCATACATCGAGAGAAGATTGATAGGATCCAGCGTGAGAAGattaatttattaaaaatcaatGACGTTGAGGGGTATCTTCGGATGGTCCAG GATGCCAAATCAGATCGTGTAAAACAACTACTTAAAGAGACTGAAAAATATCTTCAAAAGCTTGGAACCAAACTGCAGGAAGCAAAGTCAATCGATGTAGATGAGAGCAGAACAGCTACTACTGTGGAGAAAAATGAGATTTCAGTTGAGAATGAAGATGAAACAGACCAAGCAAAG CATTACTTGGAAAGCAATGAGAAATACTATATGATTGCTCACAG TGTAAAAGAGAATGTATTGGAGCAGCCAACCATTCTTGTGGGTGGGAAATTAAGAGA aTACCAAATGAATGGGCTTAGGTGGCTGGTTTCACTTTACAACAACCAATTGAATGGTATTCTTGCTGACGAAATGGGCCTTGGTAAAACTGTTCAG GTTATTTCTCTTATGTGTTACCTCATGGAGACTAAATATGATAGAGGACCGTTTTTAGTAGTTGTGCCTTCTTCTGTGCTACCTGGGTGGGAGTCAGAAATTAGCTTCTGGGCACCAGGCATCCACAAAATTGTGTATTCTGGACCACCAGAGGAGCGGCGTAGGCTATTTAA GGAACAAATTGTTCATCAGAAATTTAATGTTCTATTGACGACATATGAGTATTTGATGAACAAGCATGACAAGCCAAAACtgagcaaaatacaatggcgtTATATCATCATCGATGAAGGGCATCGTATAAAGAATGCTTCCTGCAAGTTGAATGCGGACTTGAAGCACTACAGAAGTAATCATAGATTGCTGTTGACTGGAACTCCGCTGCAG AACAATCTTGAGGAGCTTTGGGCACTGCTCAACTTCTTGCTGCCAAATATTTTTAATTCTTCAGAGGACTTCTCCCAGTGGTTTAACAAACCTTTTGAGAGTAATGGCGACAATTCTCCTGATGAG GCTTTACTATCCGAGGAAGAGAATCTTTTGATCATAAATCGCCTTCATCAAGTTTTACGTCCATTTGTCCTTCGGCGATTGAAGCACAAG GTTGAAAATCAGTTGCCTGAGAAGATTGAGAGATTGATTAGGTGTGAAGCATCTGCCTATCAGAAACTTTTAATGAAGAGGGTAGAAGAGAATCTTGGTGCAATTGGAACATCAAAG GCCCGATCGGTGCATAACTCTGTGATGGAGCTCCGGAACATCTGCAATCACCCCTACCTTAGTCAACTTCATGTAGAAGAG GTTCATGACTGGATACCGAAGCATTATCTGCCAACCTTTATAAGACTTTGTGGGAAGCTTGAGATGCTAGATCGCTTATTGCCCAAACTAAAGGCAACTGATCATCGG GTTCTTCTTTTCTCAACAATGACTAGGCTGCTTGATGTCATGGAGGACTATCTTTGCTGGAAGCAATATAAGTATCTACGCTTAGACGGACACACATCTGGAGGTGATCGAGGAGCGCTGATTGAGCAGTTCAATCAACCTGGTTctccattttttatatttttacttAG TATTCGAGCTGGAGGTGTTGGGGTTAATCTCCAAGCTGCTGATACTGTGATAATTTTTGACACAGATTGGAATCCTCAG GTTGATCTGCAAGCACAGGCAAGAGCTCATAGGATTGGACAAAAGAGAGATGTTCTTGTTCTTCGACTTGAAACG GTTCAAACTGTAGAGGAACAAGTAAGAGCTTCAGCAGAACACAAACTAGGAGTTGCAAATCAGAGCATCACTGCCGGCTTTTTTGATAATAATACCAG TGCAGAAGATAGAAGAGAATACTTGGAGTCCCTTCTGCGGGagtgcaagaaggaagaagctTCACCTGTTTTGGGTGATGATGCTTTGAATGATCTTATAGCCCGCAG TGAATCAGAAATTGATATATTTGAATCGGTCGACAAAAAAAGGCGAGAAGAAGAGATG GGGGCATGGAGGAAGCTGGTCATAGAGAGTGGGGCTGAAGATCGTGAGTGCTTACCTCCCTTGCCTTCTCGACTTCTCACTGATGACGACCTCAAATTATTCTATGAAGCAATGAAGATATCTGAAGCACCACCACAAGTGGTGGCTTCTAATAGTGGAATGAAAAGGAAGAGTGATTACCTTGGGGGCCTTGATACTCGCCAGTATGGAAGAGGAAAACGAGCGAGAGAG GTACGATCCTATGAAGAGCAATGGACTGAGGAAGAATTTGAAAAAATGTGCCAAGCTGATTCACCAGGATCCCCTCAAGTGAAGGAGGAGATCATAGAAAAGAAATTGTCAGCCGTTATTAGTGACTGTGTCATGTTGACTGGTGAAACACAGGCACAGATGCCACAGCAACCACTGAACCCTATTGTTCAGCCAGCGGCAGAACCAAGCAAAGAGGTAACTCCACCATCTAAACGCGGACGTGGTAGGCCAAGAAGAACACCAACTACTACGGAATTATTGCCCTCTCCAGGGGCTCTTCTAGCATCTTCTGGAGTACAACCAATGAATGCTATGCCCAAGACGGAAAATGTCTCCTGCTCTCAGGTGGTTTCTCTTTCTGAAGGTTTGCaagatttggctcctgagaacaGCTTCACTGTGACTGTCCAGCAAATTGTCGTGGGAAGTGATCCTGGAGTGCAGTCAGTTTCTCTACCTCCTGTTACTCCTGCAGTTCCGCCTACTACTCTTCCGTGCCCTTCCACACCTGTACAAGGAAGGGGCCGAGGTCGTAAGGCACAATCTGCTGGAGAAGCCCCAAGACGTAGAGGTAAGAGACTGAATACTGTAGTTGTTCCTTCTCCAACACTGACAGCAATAAGCAAGCCTGAGTTTGAGACCCTGGTAGAAGGAGCTTCAAGCTCTTTGAGAGCCTGTAATCCTGATCCTGCATCTCAACCTTCAAATGCGGTACACAATACTGAAAAACGGACTCTGGTTTCACATGTTCCTCTTCTGTCATCTTCTGCGATGAGCAAATCAGACTTGGGATCTCAAGAAGTGTCTGTTTTGAACTCAACAATGCCAGTTTCTGATGCTTTTCCCTGCTCTTTGGTTATGGCTGCTCCAAATTCCTCAAGTATACCTACTGATGCTTTTCCTAGTTCTTTGGTCACTGCTGGTGTTACTCAACAAGATCCCCTTGCAAGGACTGCTCTTGCTGTTAATCCAGTCCCAGCTCCTCCTTTTCCTTCTGTTATTTCTGGTTCACAGTCTACTGCCCTTGCCCATCCTGCACCAGCGCGAGGCAGAGGACGAGGCTGCAAGGCTCAAAGTGGAGCAGAGGCACCTAGACGCAGAGGAAAGAGACAGAATCTTCAAACACCTGTTTCTTTTGAAGTATCAATTGATCAGGATCCAAGATCAGTTGAACCTCCTGAAAAAAAATCCAGGGTGTCTGTTGGGAGGAGGCCCACCACGAGAAATAAGCAGGAGCATGATGGTTTGAAACAGGCAAATGTCTCGGTTCCTTCCCAAAGTATTACTGATTCTGTGATTGGAAAATTTGATACTAGGCCAGAAAATGGGGCTCAAAAACCAACGGACATTACCCAGTTAGATGCATCTAAAAACTTTGTGGATTCTGTTGGACCCCTTGTTGATAATAAGCAGGATAATGGAGTTTTGAAACCAGTTAATATTGTTCAAACAGTTGCATCTCAAGGCAGTGCAGAACCTTCTTCCGATGAAATGAATAAAGATCATGAGAATCAAACTCAAGATAAAACCAATTCTATACTGTCAAATGCATCTCAAAACATGAAGTATCTTCCTATGGGTCAAGTTTGTGATGGTAAACCAGAAAGTGAAGTGAGACTAATAAACAGCGGCAACTCTGATGCATCCAGGGTATTTACTGATCCTCCCACGAttaaagaaggtaaagatgagaCAGAAAGTGAAGGTAGGAGACTTAAAGATATCCAATTGGATTTATCTACTGGATTTGGGGATTCTTCAGTCGCAAGCATAAGCCAGTATAAACAGGGGAATACAGCTGAGAAAGAGATGAACATTATACTGTCTGATCCATGTCAGAGCAGAGAAGATGGTACCCCAGCCCAAGCTAGTGAGGCGGAGGATAACAGAACCGATAAATCAGCTTGTGATGTTGAGGCTGATGCATCTCAGTTCATTGCAGATCCTTCCAGGGGACACAGGCAGGAGAGTGAAGCCGAGGGGCAAGCAAATACCGGTCAAATGGTTGCATCTCAAAGTTTTTTAGATCCTGCTGGAGTACAAGTTAATACTAGTGTGCAAAAGAATGATGCTCCCATAGTGGATAATGTTGTGGAATTGGATTCATCTCAAAATATTGCATATTCCCCAGCTGTTGAGGTCCAGGATAATCAGGGAACAGAAGCTCAGAAGGACATTGATATTCAATTGGAAACTGCTGCTATACTTTCTGGATCAGTTCCCATAATTGAGAGTGCAGATGATAGGTGTTGCTGTGAACATAGGAAGGAAGTTGAGGATGAGATGGAAGAGGAGAACAGAACTGATACATCAGCTTGTGATGTTGAGTCTCATGCATCTCAGTTCATTGCAGATCCTTCCAGGGGACGGGGGCAGGAGAGAGAAGCTGAGGGGCAAACAAATACTGGTCAAACGGATGCATGTCAAAGTGTCTTAGATCCTGCTGTTGTACAAGTTAATGCAAGTTTGCAAAAGAATGATTCTCCCATAGTGGATAATGTTGTGGAATCAGATTCACCTCGAAACATTGCAGATCCCTTAGATGTTGAGTTCCAGGATAATCAGGGAACTGAAGCTCAGAAAGACACTGATATTCAGTCAGATACTACTGCTATACTTTCTGGGTCAGTTCCCATAATTGAGAGTGCAGGTGATAGATGTCGCAGTGAACGTGGGAAGGAAGTTGGGTATGAGATGGAAGAGGTGGAGAGCTCCTTTTTGGATCTACATCCAACTATTTCAGCTTCAGTCACCCCAGTTTCTGGTCTGTTGCACAGATCTGTTGATCAAGCTAAAACTGAGGAACAGGTTGCAAAAGATTCTTTTCCAGATCCAGGCTGTGTGTCAGCTCCGCCAACAAAGGAAAATGCAGCTCGAGATAAAAACGTTGCTTTGAAAAAGTCTGATGATTTCTGTGCAGaacttgaaactaaaaaagaagaaatcaagGAGGCAGGTGTAAATGATTTTCTTGCCTTAAAGCCTGAGGTGGATGCGAAAATTCtcttgcaagaaaattcacattctTTGGTGGTGGTTGAACCGATTGTTGTAGCCTCAAGCTCTAGTGTGTGCAATCCTGAAAATCAATCAGGTAAGGAGCGTGCAAAAAGTAAGTTTCTGGATGATTCCGTTGTTTCAGACCCTGGATTGACTGAGAATACAATTTACTCTGACAAAGGTGCAGACAACCCACTTTTGCTGATGTCAAGTGATTCAGACCTTTTGACACTGAATGATCAAAGGTGTGATGGTAAGACTTGTGCAACTGTACCAACTTTTGCATCGATGGGTTCAAGTGGTGCAGTTGTTATGTTTGAAAATCCAAGTGGAAAGCTTAGTGATGGAGAAGTTGAGCAAAAGGGCTCTGTTGACAGATCTCAAACCTCAGATTTATTGGAAGAGGGAACAACTGCTCCTGATTCTGAGATTTTGGAGGATATATCTGAGATTCATTCTAAGAAAACATTCCCCGAAGAGAACAAGAAGCAAGACAATCTTCTGAGTCAGGATTCTGTTTCAGTTTTATTTTCTGCTGAGAATGTGGCTTCTGTACTGGATAATGCTCAAAATAAGTCACAGGATATATGTCAAAATGTAGATGGAAATGATCCAGAGAGCAAAGGTTCTGGTTTGGATGAGGTCGTCTTGTTCAAGCATGAGTTGACTCGTGCTGGGGAAATCAAGCAAAAGGATTCTGCTTTTGATGGACCCCAAACCTCAGATTTGTTGAACGAGGCAATAGCTGCTTCTGATTCTGGGGCTTTGACAGAGATATCTCATTGTGATAAAATTGCCACAGATCAGTATGAGAAGCAAGACACTGTTCCGTGTCAGGATTCGATTTCAGTTGTATCTTCTATTGAGAATGTGGTTTCTGTTGTGGATCAAGCTCCAGAAAACTCACAGGACACATGTCAAAAGGAAGATGGAAATGACCTTAAGAGGAAAGCTACTGGTTTGGTTGAGGTTTCTGTATTAAAGAATGAGTTGACCATGACACTGGAAACTTCATCTCAAACTCTGAGAGCTTCAGAAGTGGCTCCGGTATTAGATACTACTGTAAAAGAAACTAGGAATCAGGCCACAGAAGAGGATGCTAATGGACGGGGGAGTAAAGATTCTTCTGTAATGGAGTCTGTTGTTCCTAAGCCTGAAGTGTCAGAGGTTGAAGCTTGTCCTGGGAAAGCAGATGCTGAAGGGCTTCAAAGCAGAGGCTGTTTTGTGGAGAGTGCCAATGCTCCTGTTTCAATGTATGGCATAGCAAATAACCAATCTTTGGTTCAAAATACATCCTCCACCCGTTCATCTCTTGAAATTGAAGAAGTGGTAGCTGATCTTCCAAATGAAGAATGTGTGAAACAGGCTGATGATCAATTTCAGGTGGGACAGGTTGGAACAACTATAACTGAGGCTTTTGTTCCAGCACCTGATAGCGGTGATTTTGTTAGTAAATCATCATCAATGATTGTTACTGAGCTAAGAGAGGATTTTGAGGTGAAAAAATCTTCAATTACTTGTGATGGAACAACTGAAGAGAAGTCTGATTTTCAAGCTAGTGAAGATTATGCAACTGAAGTGCTAGAGACCAGGAATATGGAGGTTGAACCAGATGCAAGCCTTGCATTTGAGACCTTTAAGGGCATAGAAGAGAGGGTTGTTTCAAATGCTGAAATAAATGTCACCAGTCATAGTCCCAATGAaggaaaatctgaaaatttggTTGACTCCAAAATTATCGAAGAAAAGCCTGTGAAGGATATTGATAGAGAAGTTACTGAATTTACCGTGCAGACTAGCAACTTGAAGGATGATCTGCCTGAGATGGCTGAGGTTGATTGTGATTCTAGAACAGATGATTCAGGAAAACATGAAAGCCAAGACAGCATACTAGAAAAGGACTCTGCTACAACTGCTATGGTAAGTGGTGCTCAAACTTTGGAGGAAATGACATCCTCAACTTGTTTAGTGCTCGAGACAAACAGACTTAATGGTAATAATGAGCAATCTGAAAATGAGGCAGACTTGCAACATTTTGAAGAAATCATTCCAATTAATATTAGTAAAGAGGTCAGTGTATCCTGTATGAAGAGTGTTAATTTGATTGATGCTCTACCAGAGATGGCTGTGGGTGAAGATGATTCTAAACGAGCTGATTCTGAGATACTTGCAGCCACTGACCACATTCTAGAAAATGTTTCTGTTTCAACACTTGAGGCAACTAGAGTGCAAAATTTGGAGGAAACAACACCATCAACCATTTTAGTGCTTGAGACAGAAGGTTTAGTTGTTCAGCCTCCGAAAAAGAACTGCGACGAGCAATCTGACAAAGATATCGAAATGGTAGAAGATGGAAGTGTCCCTGATTTAAGCGCATCTTCCATTGCAGCAGCCGAGTGTTGTGAAATTGATACCAAGTCTGCCACTAATTTGCTGGAGAATATGGTTGATTCCATACAGAGTGCTGAGGAAGAAGCATCTCTGCCCTTGGAAATAGCTAGTCAAGATGTCACACCTGCTGAAGTGGCTGAGAAGTCCGAGATTGGATCTGGTAGAAATTTTGTAGCTGAAGCACATGGGAGCGAAAATGCTGAAATGGATGACACTCTGGTTGCTGCTGCTGAAGCTAGTGAACCTAAACCTTATGTGAACTTAGGGACAACTGAAAGTAAAGATGCTTCTACTAATATGGAGAACATGGCTGGTTTCAGACAGAACATTGAGGAAGAAGCACCTCAGGCACCTCCATCCATGGAAATAGCTAGTGAAGATGTTACACCTGCTGAAACTCTTGCAGACAAGTCTGAGGTAGGATCTGGAagagatgatgatgatgaagtaAAAGGCAGCAAAAGGGCTGAACTGGTCAAAGTAGTAGTTACAGATGCTGAAGCTAGTGAACCTCAACCTTGTATGGATGCTGGAGCACCTGAAAATAAAGATGGTTCTGCTAATTTGTTGGAGAACAGGGTTAATTCCAGACAGAGCAGTGAGGACGAGGCATCCTCATCGTTGGAAATAGCTAGTCAGGATGCTACGCCTGCTGAATTTCTTGCGGAGAAGTCTGAGATCGGATCTGGAGGAGATTTTGTAGCTGGAGTACAAGGAAGTGGAAGGACTCAACTGGACAAAACTGTTGTTGCAGATGCTGAAACTAGTGAAACTCAACCTCACACTTATGGGGAAGCCTCTGAAAGTGAAGATAGTTCTGCTAGTTTGTTGGACAAAATAGTTGATTCCAGACAGAGCATCGGGGAAGAAGCTTCTTTGTCCTCAGTAATGGCTAGCCAAGATGTTACACCTGCTGAAGTTTTTGTGGAGAATTCTGAGAATGGATGTGGTAGAGAATCTGTAGCTGCTGTACAAGGGACCAGTAGAGCTGAACTGGACAAAACTGTTGTCGCATATACTGAAGCTAGTGGACCTCAACCTTGTACAAATCAGGGAGCATCTGAAAGTAAAGATGGTTTACAACAGCTTGTTGAAGAGTACTCGGACATGGCTAGTGATATGTAG